Proteins from a genomic interval of Arthrobacter sp. CAN_C5:
- a CDS encoding iron-siderophore ABC transporter substrate-binding protein, producing MAPTRMRGFAAAATAAAAILALSACSTGPADGGSGSEAPEAAGAADQFPVTIEHVYGETVIEELPERVATVDWVNADVALALGVVPVGMQSDEYGGNENASTPWKDAKLEELGAAIGTENAPVQYSEADGYAFDEVAATNPDVILAAYSGLTQEDYDTLSAIAPVVAFPEVAYGTPWQESTLIIGEALGLAGEAEELVAETEETVANAAADYPAIVGKTFIYGNLEPASAEGVSIYTANDNRPRFLESIGMVQADVVTENTEGSEEFFIPWSAERANELESDIFVTWVPDESTIEAIGEDPLLSQIPAVESGALVADPDNTLTLSISAANPLSLPWALDTFLPMLDEAAQQAEG from the coding sequence ATGGCCCCCACCCGCATGCGCGGTTTCGCCGCGGCAGCTACGGCCGCCGCAGCAATCCTGGCCCTATCCGCCTGCAGCACCGGTCCCGCCGATGGCGGTTCGGGTTCCGAAGCCCCCGAAGCGGCCGGCGCCGCAGATCAGTTCCCCGTCACGATCGAACACGTGTACGGCGAGACAGTGATCGAGGAACTGCCCGAGCGGGTGGCCACCGTTGACTGGGTCAATGCGGATGTCGCCCTGGCGCTCGGCGTCGTGCCCGTTGGCATGCAGAGCGACGAATACGGCGGCAACGAGAACGCCTCTACGCCGTGGAAGGACGCCAAGCTGGAAGAGCTTGGTGCCGCGATCGGCACGGAGAACGCTCCCGTGCAGTACTCGGAAGCTGATGGGTACGCGTTCGATGAGGTTGCAGCGACGAACCCCGACGTCATCCTGGCCGCCTACTCGGGGCTGACACAGGAGGACTACGACACCCTGAGCGCCATCGCGCCGGTCGTCGCGTTCCCCGAGGTCGCCTACGGCACCCCGTGGCAGGAATCGACGCTCATCATCGGTGAAGCGCTCGGCCTGGCCGGTGAAGCTGAAGAATTGGTAGCCGAAACCGAAGAGACCGTTGCCAACGCTGCGGCCGACTACCCTGCGATCGTGGGCAAGACCTTCATCTATGGGAACCTCGAGCCCGCCAGCGCAGAAGGCGTCAGTATCTATACCGCCAATGACAACCGGCCCCGGTTCCTGGAGTCGATCGGTATGGTCCAGGCCGACGTCGTGACCGAAAACACTGAGGGTTCGGAAGAATTCTTCATCCCTTGGTCCGCAGAACGGGCCAACGAGCTGGAATCGGACATCTTCGTGACCTGGGTGCCCGACGAGTCCACGATCGAGGCCATCGGCGAGGACCCTTTGCTGAGCCAAATCCCGGCAGTGGAATCCGGCGCACTCGTTGCTGATCCCGACAACACCCTCACCCTGTCCATCTCGGCAGCCAACCCGTTGAGCCTGCCGTGGGCCCTGGACACCTTCCTCCCCATGCTGGATGAGGCGGCCCAGCAGGCGGAGGGCTAG
- a CDS encoding PRC-barrel domain-containing protein encodes MAQPDIQELQEATAWDADGEKLGEVSQVHLDARTGEPVWLTVSLGLFNTREHFFPYQGALLDGGDIHVAYTKDKITDAPDLDAASELTDEQMASLREYYGI; translated from the coding sequence ATGGCACAGCCGGACATTCAGGAACTGCAGGAAGCCACCGCCTGGGACGCCGACGGCGAAAAGCTGGGAGAGGTGTCGCAGGTCCACCTCGACGCCCGCACCGGCGAACCCGTATGGCTGACCGTGTCGCTGGGACTGTTCAACACCCGGGAGCATTTCTTCCCCTATCAGGGGGCGCTGCTCGACGGCGGCGACATCCACGTGGCGTACACCAAGGACAAGATCACCGATGCCCCGGACCTGGATGCGGCGTCGGAACTCACCGACGAGCAGATGGCTTCCCTGCGCGAGTACTACGGGATCTAG
- a CDS encoding DUF6480 family protein yields the protein MTGENPDPQGDKVTGLEPGGGVPPGETPPGESSTVGPQGHDEGTSKSNNPLPWLIGIGVVFVACIALFVVGRLIEFF from the coding sequence ATGACTGGAGAGAATCCCGATCCACAAGGTGACAAGGTCACCGGGCTTGAGCCGGGCGGCGGCGTCCCACCGGGTGAGACCCCTCCTGGCGAGTCCTCAACGGTAGGACCGCAGGGTCATGACGAGGGAACCTCGAAGTCCAATAACCCGCTCCCGTGGTTGATCGGCATCGGCGTGGTCTTCGTGGCCTGCATCGCCCTGTTTGTGGTCGGCCGGCTGATCGAATTTTTCTAG